Proteins found in one Triticum aestivum cultivar Chinese Spring chromosome 4D, IWGSC CS RefSeq v2.1, whole genome shotgun sequence genomic segment:
- the LOC123097042 gene encoding protein trichome birefringence-like 6 — translation MSATFHGVWLNHLLHNLLESRDDTATIVVDNKFDARKALEMLRGKRLVLVGDSIGRNQWESIMCLLRRAVLDPTRIRQAGGRRFNKKRGYYNFRFLDYNCSVEYHMAHFLVSEGNKRGDNTETLRIDTIARSSTKWIGADVLVFNTGHWWSHRKTKAGVNYYQEGDAVHPNLEANTAYHRALTTWASWIDHHIDPLRTQVFFRTSAPTHYRGGEWNSGGHCTESRMPIDGVAHARRHPPVPEKNAILEQVVKQMKTPVTIMDIVFLSGLRVDGHPSVYGRKGKKMGGVESSIQDCSHWCLPGVPDTWNELLFYHLATPSQKH, via the exons ATGTCTGCGACGTTCCACGGAGTGTGGCTGAATCACCTGCTACACAATCTTCTCGAGAGCAGAGACGACACTGCCACCATTGTTGTGGACAACAA GTTCGATGCTAGAAAAGCACTGGAGATGTTGCGTGGGAAGCGCCTGGTGTTGGTGGGGGACTCCATTGGAAGGAACCAATGGGAATCCATCATGTGCTTGCTGAGAAGGGCGGTCTTGGATCCAACGAGGATTCGTCAAGCAGGTGGCCGCAGGTTTAACAAGAAGAGAGGATATTACAATTTCAGGTTTTTG GACTACAACTGCAGCGTGGAGTACCATATGGCTCATTTCCTGGTGAGCGAAGGCAACAAGAGAGGTGACAACACAGAGACGTTGCGGATTGACACCATTGCTCGGAGCTCAACGAAATGGATAGGTGCGGATGTGCTTGTGTTCAACACTGGTCATTGGTGGTCTCATCGCAAAACCAAAGCTGG GGTGAATTATTACCAAGAAGGGGATGCCGTCCATCCCAACCTAGAAGCGAACACGGCTTATCACAGGGCTCTAACCACATGGGCGTCGTGGATTGACCACCACATTGATCCGCTGCGAACGCAAGTTTTCTTCCGGACCTCGGCCCCAACGCATTACAG AGGCGGAGAGTGGAATTCAGGGGGGCACTGCACGGAGAGCAGGATGCCCATCGATGGTGTCGCTCATGCGAGGCGGCATCCGCCGGTGCCCGAGAAGAATGCCATCTTGGAGCAAGTGGTGAAGCAGATGAAGACCCCCGTGACGATCATGGACATCGTGTTTCTCTCTGGGCTTAGGGTAGACGGCCATCCGTCTGTATACGGGAGGAAGGGGAAGAAGATGGGAGGAGTTGAGTCGAGCATCCAGGATTGCAGCCACTGGTGCCTTCCCGGAGTGCCGGATACGTGGAATGAGCTATTGTTCTACCATCTAGCAACACCCTCGCAAAAGCACTGA